In Archangium violaceum, the following are encoded in one genomic region:
- a CDS encoding alpha/beta fold hydrolase: MERFVEVAEGVSLWVESRGPEGAPAVLLIMGANASGLAWPDELVERLAREHRVIRYDHRDTGASTWAFDKAPYPLTRLGEDALAVLDALGIDRAHVVGFSLGGFLVQWLLVAHPERLLSATVISAAALQGTPALADGTAQAPIDPELLELWSHMFEPRDLEAEIEWRIENWRRLNGKVIPFDAEEFRALERRIIAHAGRHDNPGAHARADYSALARGAEFVHVTVPTLVIATPEDPTNPASNARHLAGNLPRSTLVTIDGMGHAIPRAVVPRLAAALLNHIETVS, from the coding sequence ATGGAACGCTTCGTCGAGGTCGCCGAGGGAGTCTCGCTCTGGGTCGAATCACGGGGTCCGGAGGGTGCACCCGCCGTTCTGCTCATCATGGGAGCCAACGCCTCGGGACTGGCCTGGCCCGACGAGCTCGTCGAGCGCCTGGCCCGCGAGCACCGGGTCATCCGCTATGACCATCGGGACACCGGAGCGTCCACCTGGGCCTTCGACAAGGCCCCCTACCCCCTGACCCGGCTGGGCGAGGACGCGCTGGCCGTCCTCGATGCGCTCGGTATCGACCGCGCGCACGTCGTGGGCTTCTCGTTGGGGGGCTTTCTGGTGCAGTGGCTCCTGGTCGCGCACCCCGAGCGGCTGCTCAGCGCGACGGTCATCTCGGCGGCCGCCCTCCAGGGCACTCCCGCTCTCGCGGACGGAACGGCGCAAGCCCCCATCGATCCCGAGCTGCTCGAGCTCTGGAGCCACATGTTCGAGCCGCGCGATCTCGAGGCGGAGATCGAATGGCGGATCGAGAACTGGCGCAGGCTCAACGGGAAGGTGATTCCCTTCGATGCCGAGGAGTTCCGCGCATTGGAGCGGCGCATCATCGCCCACGCTGGCCGTCACGATAATCCGGGCGCCCACGCGCGGGCCGACTACTCCGCACTGGCTCGCGGGGCGGAGTTCGTACACGTCACCGTGCCCACGCTCGTCATCGCCACCCCGGAGGATCCCACCAATCCCGCGTCCAACGCGCGGCACCTGGCGGGGAACCTGCCGCGCTCGACTCTCGTGACCATCGACGGGATGGGGCACGCGATTCCACGCGCCGTCGTGCCCCGGCTCGCGGCGGCGCTCCTGAACCACATCGAGACTGTGAGCTGA
- a CDS encoding Ig-like domain-containing protein, giving the protein MQRLVTLLAVALVLASCERPSKDRTGEAETSRETARAARDFVAGSRLLKADKAVPGRYIVVLDEKAVVQAQVGPLSTQLSALHGASVRHVYSRALRGFAVTMTEAAALKLSNDPRVRYVEEDSEVHLSGTQSNAPWGLDRIDQRERPLDGTYHYEQTGSGVHAYVIDSGIRFSHSEFGGRAVPGFTAIQDGNGTNDCHGHGTHMAGIIGGATYGVAKGVTLHSVRVMGCEGSGYVSGLIAGIDWVTANHIKPAVANISLATSSSTVLDEAVIRSINAGVTYVVASGNNQSTACHRSPGRVPAALTVGSSDSGDGRYIFSNFDECVDLHAPGVDIPSAWSTNDTSTDTLTGTSVAAAHVAGAAALYLEGHALATPGEVSTELTSRAMPVMIYTTGYFLNQLLYAGGNGPDQTAPQVLLTAPVTGATVSGTVPLSATVTDESDIARVDFFQGDSLIGSDDTAPYELAWNSLTTLNGPVVLTARAHDAHYNPGVSPPVEVTLANAGQAAFDPAWGTPVCADVGGRCDSGRLLEGRGIAGPEPHQPNTLGGLCPDGQGGTYLTDPSVERLLVFPSDGTTFQVGKEVTIQATVYAEMSPYMGYEHLDLLAAADASNPVWIPIATLWPNKKGLQVLTARYLLPEGGMQVLRGVLLSSGNPPAACPQQSWRIDHDDLVFAVDQVPDSTPPGVAITSPVEGSTVANSVTVQMEASDDFGVQRVELYNGSTLLTTDTQAPYVWTWSTRTLPNGPYTLTARAYDVAGHVSSSSTVNVTVDNDFTPPSEPVITAPAAGSTVSGTVSIEVAASDDRQVTRVEFFVDGALVGTDTTEPFTLAWDSVSVSNSSHTLSVKSYDGAGQSAESAPITVEANNAGNARYDPVLKAPRCDTVTERCDTRSLVRGRGGEQNAPNTLDGCPDGTRTGLAESIARVRVSREDGTALTAGKRARIDVDVVTDNRDSVPVDRLELYFAADATQPSWTHIATLQPLKAGSQTLSAEYILPAGGLQAVRAAFGVGGGDGLCASSTPADSWRDRDDLVFPVAQVTDSVPPQVALTSPAPGATLTGTVTLSATASDDFGVRSVDFLDGETLIGTDGAEPFGVMWNTRGVANGNHTLTARARDVAGHVVASQPVTVTTDNDFTAPVISLTAPVTGVRMKMGEMVRLTVNASDNLGVTRVEFYDGPNLRDTSVSAPFDGSWNTGYWGASAGQHVLTARAYDAVGNVGTSQQVVVTLVPELTPPTVALTAPQSGTRLVGTVTLSADASDTSGVSRVEFLVDGTPLATDTSWPYSYSWNTQTAVNGRLVLTARATDIHGNVATSAGVPVLIDSVAPTVSVTSPASGASVTGLTSIQVDATDNVELSRVDFFVDGALLASDTTAPFRVDWDSGFWTNGSHTLSAKAYDAASNEATSTGVVVTTSQPGGAVYDSVLRVPKCATLTSVCDTTGLVKGRYSLETNAQNTINRTCYDGAAYYWYGELEKINRLELSSVDGEVFAPGRSVRIKVHVTVLDTSTDALDLFYTSNANSPSWTYLTTLRPSATGEQVLSTEYVLPSGYLQAVRAQFRRGGDSSSACIPGDYNDRDDVVFAVDGDPTVAITAPASNVYALGVLSVTATAADDQAVARVEFYVDGTLIGTDTSAPYETSWNPAGVADGAHLLTARAYDSGGRVGTSAAVVVNVDNTPPDAALTSPAPGSFLKGTVVLEATASDNLAVSKVEFYLDGSLLGTDTSAPYTLSWYSLYATDGAHTFTVKAFDGAGNVRTSGGVGVTVDNNAPTTSISAPAANALVGGTVQVSATASDTNGVAKVELYVDGTLIGTDTSAPYAVSWNSTPVVDGAHTLTSKAYDTAGNVRTSSGRVVNTDNTPPDAALTSPAQGMLLRNPVALEATASDNKAVSRVEFYDGTTLLGTSYAAPYAMSAYLADGAHTLTVKAFDGLGNVRTSGGVGVTVDNTAPTTALSAPAQNALVRGTVQVSATASDAVGVARVEFYAGETLLGTATTAPYAVSWNTTTGTNGTITLTTRAYDAVGNVAVSAGRTVTVDNTAPTVAITSPANGATLSSLSLSTTIQASASDNVGVTQVVFYDGATVMGTDTTAPYSVSWNLLSASKGTHTLTARAHDAAGNVTISAPISVKVN; this is encoded by the coding sequence ATGCAGCGCCTGGTGACACTGCTCGCGGTAGCACTCGTGCTCGCTTCCTGTGAGCGCCCATCCAAAGACCGCACCGGCGAGGCAGAGACCTCACGCGAGACGGCCCGGGCGGCCCGGGATTTCGTCGCGGGCAGCCGGCTGCTGAAGGCCGACAAGGCCGTACCCGGCCGCTACATCGTCGTGCTCGACGAGAAGGCCGTGGTCCAGGCCCAGGTGGGGCCGCTGTCCACCCAGCTCTCCGCGCTCCATGGGGCCTCCGTCAGGCACGTGTACTCCCGCGCCCTCCGGGGCTTCGCCGTGACCATGACGGAGGCCGCCGCGCTGAAGCTGAGCAACGACCCGCGCGTGCGCTACGTGGAGGAGGACAGCGAGGTCCACCTCTCGGGCACGCAGTCCAACGCGCCCTGGGGACTCGACCGCATCGATCAGCGGGAACGGCCGCTGGACGGCACGTATCACTACGAGCAGACCGGCAGCGGGGTGCACGCCTACGTCATCGACTCGGGCATCCGCTTCTCCCACTCCGAGTTCGGTGGGCGCGCCGTCCCTGGCTTCACCGCCATTCAGGACGGCAACGGCACCAACGACTGCCACGGCCACGGCACGCACATGGCGGGCATCATCGGCGGAGCGACGTATGGGGTGGCCAAGGGCGTCACCCTGCACTCCGTGCGGGTGATGGGCTGCGAGGGATCGGGCTACGTGTCCGGGTTGATCGCCGGCATCGACTGGGTCACCGCCAACCACATCAAGCCGGCGGTGGCCAACATCAGCCTGGCCACCAGCTCGAGTACGGTGCTGGACGAGGCGGTCATCCGCTCCATCAACGCCGGAGTCACCTATGTGGTCGCGTCGGGCAACAATCAATCCACCGCGTGCCACCGCTCTCCCGGCCGGGTTCCCGCCGCGCTGACGGTCGGGTCGTCCGACTCCGGTGACGGCCGGTACATCTTCTCCAACTTCGACGAGTGCGTGGACCTCCATGCGCCGGGCGTAGACATCCCCTCGGCCTGGAGCACCAACGACACCAGCACGGATACGCTCACTGGCACGTCGGTGGCGGCCGCGCACGTGGCGGGTGCGGCGGCCCTCTACCTGGAAGGCCATGCCCTGGCCACCCCCGGGGAAGTCTCCACCGAGCTCACCAGCCGCGCGATGCCCGTGATGATCTACACCACGGGTTATTTCCTGAACCAACTCCTGTACGCCGGTGGCAACGGGCCGGATCAGACCGCGCCCCAAGTGCTCCTCACCGCGCCCGTCACAGGTGCGACGGTGAGCGGCACGGTGCCCCTGTCCGCCACCGTCACGGATGAGTCGGACATCGCCAGGGTCGACTTCTTCCAGGGTGACAGCCTGATCGGCTCGGATGACACGGCGCCCTACGAGCTGGCGTGGAACAGCCTCACCACCCTCAACGGCCCGGTGGTGCTCACGGCCCGGGCCCATGACGCCCACTACAATCCGGGCGTGAGCCCCCCGGTCGAGGTGACGCTCGCCAACGCCGGGCAGGCCGCGTTCGACCCCGCGTGGGGCACGCCCGTCTGCGCGGACGTGGGCGGCAGGTGTGACTCGGGGCGGCTCCTGGAGGGGAGGGGGATCGCTGGCCCCGAACCCCACCAGCCCAACACCCTGGGAGGACTCTGCCCGGACGGGCAGGGCGGCACGTACCTCACGGACCCCTCGGTGGAGCGGCTCCTCGTCTTCCCGAGCGATGGCACCACGTTCCAGGTGGGCAAGGAGGTGACGATCCAGGCCACGGTCTACGCGGAGATGAGCCCCTACATGGGGTACGAGCATCTGGATCTCCTCGCCGCGGCCGACGCGAGCAACCCCGTCTGGATCCCCATCGCGACCCTGTGGCCGAACAAGAAAGGCCTCCAGGTCCTCACGGCCAGGTACCTGCTTCCGGAGGGTGGAATGCAGGTCCTCCGGGGCGTGCTCCTCAGCAGCGGCAACCCTCCCGCCGCCTGCCCCCAGCAGAGCTGGCGAATCGACCATGACGACCTGGTCTTCGCGGTGGACCAGGTGCCGGACTCCACGCCGCCTGGCGTGGCCATCACCTCCCCGGTGGAGGGCTCCACGGTGGCCAACTCCGTCACCGTCCAGATGGAGGCGAGCGACGACTTCGGCGTGCAGCGCGTGGAGCTGTACAACGGCTCGACCCTGCTCACGACGGACACCCAGGCTCCCTATGTGTGGACCTGGTCGACCCGGACGCTGCCCAACGGGCCCTACACCCTCACCGCGCGCGCCTACGACGTGGCCGGCCACGTCTCGTCGAGCAGCACGGTGAACGTGACGGTGGACAACGACTTCACCCCACCGTCCGAGCCCGTCATCACCGCGCCCGCCGCCGGGTCCACCGTGAGCGGCACCGTCTCCATCGAGGTGGCCGCCAGCGACGATCGGCAGGTGACGCGGGTGGAGTTCTTCGTGGATGGCGCGCTCGTCGGGACCGACACGACGGAGCCGTTCACCCTGGCCTGGGACTCGGTGAGCGTGTCCAACAGCAGCCACACGCTGAGCGTCAAATCGTATGACGGTGCGGGCCAGTCGGCGGAGAGCGCCCCCATCACGGTCGAGGCGAACAACGCGGGTAACGCGCGCTACGATCCGGTCTTGAAGGCGCCCCGGTGTGACACCGTGACGGAACGCTGCGACACCCGGTCCCTGGTCCGGGGACGGGGCGGCGAGCAGAACGCGCCCAACACCCTGGATGGGTGTCCCGACGGCACGCGCACCGGCCTCGCCGAGTCCATCGCCCGGGTCCGCGTGAGCCGGGAAGATGGCACGGCCCTGACCGCTGGGAAGCGGGCCCGGATCGACGTCGACGTGGTGACCGACAACCGCGACTCCGTGCCCGTCGACAGGCTGGAGCTGTACTTCGCGGCGGATGCGACCCAGCCCTCGTGGACCCATATCGCCACCCTCCAGCCCCTGAAGGCGGGCTCGCAGACGCTGTCGGCGGAGTACATCCTCCCCGCTGGCGGCCTGCAGGCGGTGCGCGCGGCCTTCGGTGTGGGCGGCGGCGACGGGCTCTGCGCTTCGAGTACGCCCGCGGACTCGTGGAGGGATCGCGACGACCTGGTCTTCCCGGTCGCCCAGGTGACGGACTCCGTCCCCCCGCAGGTGGCGCTCACTTCGCCCGCCCCTGGAGCGACGCTGACCGGAACCGTCACGCTGTCGGCCACGGCGAGCGACGACTTCGGCGTGAGGTCCGTGGACTTCCTCGACGGGGAGACCCTGATCGGAACGGATGGCGCGGAACCCTTCGGAGTGATGTGGAACACCCGGGGAGTCGCCAACGGCAATCACACACTGACGGCCCGGGCGCGCGACGTGGCCGGACACGTGGTGGCCTCACAGCCCGTGACGGTGACGACGGACAACGACTTCACGGCACCGGTGATCTCCCTCACCGCTCCCGTCACTGGCGTGCGAATGAAGATGGGTGAGATGGTGCGGCTCACCGTGAACGCCTCGGACAACCTGGGCGTCACCCGGGTCGAGTTCTACGACGGCCCCAATCTGCGCGACACCTCCGTCTCAGCGCCCTTCGACGGGTCTTGGAATACGGGGTATTGGGGCGCCTCCGCTGGCCAACACGTCCTGACCGCCAGGGCCTATGACGCGGTCGGCAACGTGGGGACCTCGCAGCAGGTGGTGGTGACTCTCGTGCCCGAGCTCACTCCTCCTACCGTCGCGCTCACCGCGCCCCAGAGCGGTACGAGGCTCGTCGGGACCGTGACGCTCTCGGCGGATGCCTCCGATACGTCCGGGGTGTCCAGGGTCGAGTTCCTCGTGGACGGAACGCCGCTCGCGACCGACACCTCCTGGCCCTACAGCTACTCCTGGAACACCCAGACGGCCGTGAACGGCCGGCTCGTGCTGACCGCGCGCGCCACCGATATCCACGGCAACGTCGCCACCTCGGCCGGAGTGCCCGTGCTCATCGACTCCGTGGCCCCGACCGTGTCCGTCACCTCACCGGCCAGCGGGGCCTCCGTGACGGGGCTGACGTCCATTCAGGTGGATGCCACGGACAACGTGGAGCTCTCCCGGGTCGACTTCTTCGTGGACGGTGCGCTGCTGGCGAGCGACACGACGGCTCCCTTCCGCGTGGACTGGGACAGCGGCTTCTGGACGAACGGGAGCCACACCCTGTCCGCCAAGGCCTATGACGCGGCGAGCAACGAGGCCACGAGCACCGGTGTGGTGGTGACCACGAGCCAGCCCGGCGGCGCCGTGTACGACTCCGTTCTGCGCGTGCCGAAGTGCGCCACGCTGACCAGCGTCTGTGACACCACGGGCCTCGTGAAGGGCCGGTACTCCCTGGAGACCAACGCACAGAACACGATCAACAGGACCTGTTACGACGGAGCGGCCTACTACTGGTACGGCGAGCTCGAGAAGATCAACCGGCTCGAGCTGTCCAGCGTCGATGGCGAGGTCTTCGCGCCGGGCCGGAGCGTCCGGATCAAGGTCCACGTCACCGTGCTCGACACCTCCACGGATGCGCTCGATCTGTTCTACACGAGCAATGCCAACAGCCCCTCGTGGACATACCTGACCACGCTGAGGCCGAGCGCCACCGGGGAGCAGGTGCTCTCGACGGAGTACGTCCTGCCCTCGGGCTATCTGCAGGCGGTGCGCGCCCAGTTCCGGCGCGGGGGTGATTCCAGCTCGGCGTGCATCCCCGGCGACTACAACGACCGGGATGACGTGGTCTTCGCGGTGGATGGGGACCCAACGGTGGCGATCACCGCTCCCGCCAGCAATGTGTACGCGCTGGGCGTGCTCTCGGTGACCGCGACGGCCGCCGACGACCAGGCGGTGGCGAGGGTCGAGTTCTACGTGGACGGGACGCTGATCGGCACCGACACCAGCGCGCCCTACGAGACGAGCTGGAACCCCGCGGGCGTGGCGGACGGGGCCCACCTGCTCACCGCCAGGGCCTACGACAGCGGTGGCCGTGTCGGGACCTCGGCCGCGGTCGTGGTGAACGTCGACAACACCCCGCCGGACGCGGCCCTCACTTCACCCGCGCCGGGGAGCTTCCTCAAGGGCACGGTCGTGCTCGAGGCCACCGCGAGTGACAACCTGGCGGTCTCCAAGGTCGAGTTCTACTTGGATGGGTCACTGCTCGGCACCGACACCAGCGCGCCCTACACGCTGAGCTGGTACTCGCTGTACGCGACGGATGGCGCCCACACCTTCACGGTGAAGGCCTTCGATGGCGCTGGCAACGTCCGCACCTCGGGTGGGGTAGGGGTGACCGTCGACAACAACGCGCCGACGACATCCATCAGCGCTCCAGCGGCGAATGCCCTGGTCGGAGGAACGGTCCAGGTCAGTGCCACCGCCAGCGATACCAATGGGGTGGCGAAGGTCGAGCTCTACGTGGACGGGACGCTGATCGGCACCGACACCAGCGCGCCCTACGCCGTGAGCTGGAACAGCACCCCCGTGGTGGACGGAGCCCACACGCTCACCTCGAAGGCCTACGATACTGCGGGCAACGTCCGCACCTCGAGCGGGCGCGTGGTGAACACCGACAACACCCCGCCGGACGCGGCCCTCACTTCACCCGCGCAGGGGATGCTCCTCCGAAACCCCGTCGCGCTCGAGGCCACCGCCAGCGACAACAAGGCCGTCTCCAGGGTCGAGTTCTACGATGGGACGACGCTGCTCGGCACGTCCTACGCCGCGCCCTATGCGATGAGCGCGTACCTGGCGGACGGTGCCCATACGCTCACGGTGAAAGCCTTCGACGGCCTCGGCAACGTCCGCACCTCGGGCGGGGTAGGGGTGACCGTCGACAACACCGCGCCGACGACGGCGCTCAGCGCTCCAGCACAGAACGCCCTGGTCCGGGGAACCGTCCAGGTCAGCGCCACCGCCAGCGACGCCGTAGGGGTGGCGCGGGTCGAGTTCTACGCGGGGGAGACCCTGCTCGGCACGGCCACCACGGCGCCGTACGCGGTGAGTTGGAACACGACGACCGGGACCAATGGCACCATCACGCTCACCACACGCGCCTACGACGCGGTGGGCAACGTCGCCGTGTCCGCCGGCCGCACCGTCACGGTGGACAACACCGCGCCTACCGTGGCCATCACCTCGCCGGCCAATGGGGCCACGCTCTCGTCGCTGTCACTGAGCACCACGATTCAAGCCAGTGCCAGTGACAACGTGGGTGTCACCCAGGTGGTGTTCTACGACGGCGCCACCGTCATGGGCACGGACACCACGGCGCCCTACAGCGTGAGCTGGAACCTGCTGAGCGCCTCGAAGGGGACGCACACGTTGACGGCCAGGGCCCATGACGCGGCGGGCAACGTGACGATCTCGGCCCCCATCTCCGTGAAGGTGAACTGA